A region of the Candidatus Methylomirabilota bacterium genome:
TCACTGCACCCGTTCTCCTCGATGACCGATTACCGACGACCGATGCCCGCCGACCCGCCGGCAATCAATGACGGAGCCAAGGCGATCACTTTCCCTCCCGCTTGATCAGCGATTTATGCAGAATCTAGGAGGGAGATAGAGATAAGGCACTAGATCGGGAGCCTTTCCTGGATCGCTACCCCTTCGGCACCGGTATCGCCGCGATCATTCTCAGTATGCTTCTAAACAGGCTTCTGGGGCAGGCGCCCCTCTGCGCACAACTTTAAGTGCAACAGCAATGCCAGGCATCTCAAGCCGAACGCCTTTGGCCATCTTGCCTTAGCAGACCTCGCGGCAGTTGATCAGATGCCGGGTCTAACGGGCCAGATTGTTTTTAGGCCACCTTTACCGACGGAAGCGAAGCCATCGTGCGGGCCGCTCCGGTGCCCTCGCCCCCATCCTCGAACCCTCCCCCCTTCTTCTCCTCGGCTCCGACCTGGCGGGGCTGGGGGGAATCGCCCGGAGACGGGGCCGCGGGACCTAGGGGTGCACGGATTGTACGAAGAGGGTCTCATCCGGTTCCAGGCGGACCATCGCGCAGCGGTCCTGGACCCGCAGGTCCACGGTCCGGTGGCGCGGTCGATCATCGCCTGGTGGGACCGGCTCGTCCGGGCCGGCACGGTGGGCTGTGACCCCAACCGGTACGGCGGCGTCGGCTTTGGCAACCTGAGCGGCCGCCTCCCACCGTTCCCGGGACCGCCGGGCGCGAGGCCGTTACTCGTCACCGGCACCCAGACAGGGTCCTGGCCTTCGGGGAGACCGCGGACGAGGCCGGCGGGGCGCTCCTCGACCTACTCTCACGCGCCCTCTGCCTCGATGCCGCTGGTGTGGCCGGTTCAACCTGGGTGGATTTACTACTTTTGTCCATGCGGAGCCCCGCTTGAAGATTGCAAGATGTGGGGCAACTCGCCCCGTGTCATGGCGACGGTGACGATGTCTGCCTCATGCCGGAAGACAACAAGCCTAGAAGGGGCCACTTCGGAAACCTGGGGCATTTTAGTAAGGCGACGAGGAAATGGACGCGATACGGAGGAAATCATGCTGACGACGAAGTCCTTTAGTGAATACAGGATCGCGGCCGTGCCGACCGGGGATGACCCAGAGGAGTGGAGGCGGCGCCGGGAGCTACTGGCCTGGGTGAGGGAAGGCGACCGCTGGGCGCGGGGGTTCATGGATAGGTTTTACGGTATGAAGCACTGGCACTCGCGGGACGGGATAATTTTAGGGGGCAAGTCCAAGACCTGCCCCCTGTGTGCTTTTAATCCTTACTTTGTTCCACCCACTGCGTGAGCAAGTGGATGATGACCCACCGTAGCGTGCGCTCCGAGGGGGCCTTTTGCCTTGGCCTCCGCAGATCTTCGCTAATGTTGCGAGGTATGGCTATGCGGCCTCGGCACAATCGACGCGGCATGCGGTAGTGAAACGCCTCTTTGGCTGTAGTCCGCCGGCTCCTGGCCTGCGCCTATCTGGAGGACGGCACCTTCGTGAACGCACCCGAATTAAAACTCTGAAGCCAGACCTATGTATCCCCCATCAACGGCGCGGATGATGTCATCCCGGCTAGCCTTGGCCGTGAGAGGGGCCTTACTTTTTCCGTCTTGTCCTTTGCTGTACAGGTCGTAATCGGAATTCAGCGGGACCAGAAACCGGTCCTTCCGCGCTTTTGGCTTTTTACACTTCCCCTTTTTATCCTTCTTAATGCAGAAGTTCAAGTATTTGTAGGGATTTCCATAGGGATCTTTAAAAGTTGCCCGTCCTATGTCGGCAAGGCTGAGCGGCGAACCCCCGTCGAACAACTGATACGTGCCGATCTCGGTGCTCAACACGCGGATGTCCGCGATGGCCTTCGCGACCTTCGCCTTCTGGAGGGCGGTCCCGTATATCGGGTATCCGATGGCGGCCAGCGTGCCGATCATCGCCACAACGATCAACAACTCGATGAGCGTCACGCCACGACAACACGCTTTCACCCCTGGCGACCAGACGGAAGGAGCTCTTGGGACTAATGGAGTATTGGCAAACATATATCACATCTGCTGGGCATTTTTGATCTGTCTCTGTGCTCCCCTCTGCGCGTATGTTTCATCAGGACCAATTTGAAATTGCTCCATGGACGCTCCCAATCGGCCCATCTGCACCCGGAGAGCGTCGGTGTTTTGATTCATGTCTTCGATGGATCCGCTCTCGATGGTTCTCTCGAGTACCATCACCACCCCGCACGCTTCTTCATACGGTTTCTCGATATCTTTGATCTTCGTCCGCAGGCCTGCGATCATCTCATTCAAGATATCGGCCTCGTTTCCCAGATAGTCATGCTTGCGAATGGTCACCCGCACAGAGAGATCCCCTGTCCCGATCACCCTGAAGGTGTTTCGGAAACGCAGGAGCGGCCCCGCGATTCTGTGCGAGACAATGATGGAGTGGATGGCGAGAAGCAGAAAAGCAAGAAGAAGAGCCGGCCAGACCCGGGCGTGGAGGGCCAAGAATTGGATCGCCACGGCTTCCTGTTCGGGCTGAGAGAGCGTGCTGCTTTTGAGCTGGATAATCAGGGGGAGAAAGAGGGCGGCGGAAAAGATCAA
Encoded here:
- a CDS encoding methyl-accepting chemotaxis protein; amino-acid sequence: MAKRPYKRRQILVDRFQYQFLLINLLYFLTILLIFSAALFLPLIIQLKSSTLSQPEQEAVAIQFLALHARVWPALLLAFLLLAIHSIIVSHRIAGPLLRFRNTFRVIGTGDLSVRVTIRKHDYLGNEADILNEMIAGLRTKIKDIEKPYEEACGVVMVLERTIESGSIEDMNQNTDALRVQMGRLGASMEQFQIGPDETYAQRGAQRQIKNAQQM
- a CDS encoding prepilin-type N-terminal cleavage/methylation domain-containing protein, producing the protein MKACCRGVTLIELLIVVAMIGTLAAIGYPIYGTALQKAKVAKAIADIRVLSTEIGTYQLFDGGSPLSLADIGRATFKDPYGNPYKYLNFCIKKDKKGKCKKPKARKDRFLVPLNSDYDLYSKGQDGKSKAPLTAKASRDDIIRAVDGGYIGLASEF